The DNA region TGGGTGTAATTTCCCCCAATCCGACACCAGCAGCAGTGAATTTCCATGGCGACTGTGACTGCAACGTGCTCTCCGAGCTCCCTCCAGATTCGCTTAGCTTTCAATTGCGGCAATTGCTGTAAACCCTCCTCCGTTCTCGTACGGTGGCGACTGGGGAAGCTCGATCATCGGGCTCGAGTGCTCTGCGTTGCTCAAGGCAGTGAGAGGTCCGGGAGTGGATTGGAGCCCCGTCGCAATGGGGGTTCGTGGGTCGGGTCGAACTCGATCGCTGACGGGTTTAAAGGGTGGTCCGATTCGGATAATGGGGAAGAGTCATTGGACTCGCAGAGGAAGAAATGGTTTGGAGGTCATAATTGTTCGACTCTATTGGATTGACGTTTTCTTATCAGTTATGCTTTGTCTGGCTGCTAACATTTGTGGAGTAGTTTGCTCTCAGGGACTGTGGGAGCTGGAGTTGCCGGAGTCGTTCTTGTTGCGGGGCTTACTTTTGCAGCATTGTCTTTTGGAAAACGAAACAATTTGAGTAAGTTGCTGCCTTATTTCTTTCGATAATCGGCAAGCTTTGAATTGGACTGGAAATTCAGTGGTGTTAATGGAAATGGAAGTGTTTTGTATattcttgctttgttttggttttgtggAAGATCATGTGTTTTAGGGAACAAGTTTGCCTTGAGTTGTAATCGAcgtatttttagtttttggctAAATGTTAAAACATATGTGGATGTGTTCAGGCCCAAAACAACAGATGGAGCCATTAACGACGCAGCAGGAGCGGTCTTTGACTTATGATGATGACAATGAGAGGAGTACAGAAGATGTGGATGATCAAAGCAATGTGAAGCATGATGCTAATAGTAGTCCGGAAGAAAGGACAGGTACTAATGAGGATTCTTCTTCATCTCCAGAAATTGATGAGTCTCCCAGTGaaattagagttggtaatgattatGATATAGGGGGCTTGTCAGGACAAGATTTTGAAAAAACATCCAGAGGTACTGAGGTGGTTAATAGTGCTTCCGATAAAGGAGATACGCCACATGAATCAACTTCTGATGACAAGTCAGTTGAGCCTGACGGCAATGATTCAATTCGTGCCTCTGGGCTTGAGGATTTTGACAGAAGCCTCGCTGTAGGTATAGGAGATTTGGCTTCTGAACTTAAAGAGAACCTAGAGAGTGTCAAACCAACCAACTTGCAAGCCTCTGAAACTAATCGGTCAAACCCTAGCATTGAACCCCAGGATGGAATACTGGGGACAAGTGAAAACCAAACTGCCACTTTTGAGTCTTCTACTTTTATTGCCGATGCACAGGAACTTAATCAACCGATAGCTCTGGATACATCGGTTAGGACACAATCAAGCACAATTTTAGAACCTCAGGTTTCATCTGAAGATAACATAGGGCCTGTAACCCCATCTTCAACCGAAGAAAACCTTGACCTCAGCAAAACACCGCAGGTTTTAGCTGAGGGAATTAGTTCATCCCTCGAAGGGAATACCATAGCTGAAAGTGAGCCGTCTAGAAGCAAATCACAATTACCAACTGCTGGGAATTCCTTCTCTTCTGCTGGAATACCTGCTCCAACTGTGGTTTCTGCAGCTCTACAGGTGGTTCCTGGAAAGGTTTTGGTTCCGGCAGTTGTTGATCAGGTCCAGGGGCAGGCATTAGCAGCGCTGCAAGTGTTAAAGGTACTGACATTGTCATGTTTTGCTTTTAATTTCCTTATCCCAAAGTTATtggaggatttttttttatttattaattccAACTGTTACTGTATTTGATTCCTTAGATTCGACAAATTTTGAAATGGAAATCTTTGACTCAAATATCAACGTTGTTCTCATTAGTTTATAGTTTTGTTTGTAAGATGTTGAGCCAGTTTGTAATCTGTAATTTGAATATGACAATGGCTTTCAGGTCATAGAGGCTGATGTTCAACCTGGTGATTTGTGTACACGGCGTGAATATGCCCGTTGGTTGGTTTTTGCAAGTAGTGCTCTTTCAAGGTATACCTCCTTCGTCTCTGTGATATAAATCTTGGCAacatattttctgttttgcaaTTTGTGATGCATAGTATAGGTCTACACTTTTTGACATATTTTCTTGGGGTTAACTGTAGGAACTCAATCTCTAAAATATATCCTGCtatgtatattgagaatgttaCTGAGCTTGCATTTGATGATATTACACCTGAAGACCCTGATTTCCCATCCATTCAAGGTTTGAGCATGTTAGATTTTTTTGCTATAGCCTAAGAGACAGTGTGAATAGGCTTTGTGTGTTTATTATTTCCTTGCATCCATTCAGGTTTGGCTGAAGCAGGACTTATCTCAAGCAAGCTGTCAAGAAATGATATGTTTTCTTCCTTGGATGAAAATGAAAGTTCATTTTACTTCTCTCCTGAAAGGTAGTATATTCGATTCCTTGTAACATAGTGTCCTCTTTAGTGTGTTGTTTCCTTAAAATCACTTGGCGTTATTGGATTTGTGTGTAGTTCCAAATACGCGGGGTTTACCTCCTCCAAACCAATTATCCTGGCCGTTCACAATTGAAAATTTGACAACTACATCATTGCATGGTCTCTTTACTTTTGGAAATTAGTTGCTCTAGTTGTGAGGGcgtacagtttttttttctctccagTAACTTATCTGtatttatttaatatgtttCTCTGCTCACATTTAAATGTATCTTCGATTTACTGAATTGAGGCTAAATTACTTAGTTTATGGTTTTTCTTATTTAGTGGgttaaggctttgttgttgttgtttgtgtggtttTTCTTATTTGCCTTCTTTTTTAATGTAATTTCTTGCTGCAGCCCTCTATCACGCCAGGATCTTGTAAGTTGGAAGATGGCCCTAGAGAAAAGACATCTCCCAAAAGCCGACAAGGAGGTTGTTAACaatataagtttgttttcagttttgttgtttttgagctactcttgtgcttgtaggcCTCAATCGTTAGttctatatttattatttttcatttggACAGGTCCTCTACCAAATTTCTGGTTTTATAGACGCTGATAAGATACATCCAGATGCATGTCCTGCACTTGTTGCTGACCTATCTGGGGAACAGGGTATTATTGCTCTTGCATTTGGTGAGTCATGACTCGTAACTATATTTCTAATTTTAACAGAATTTTATGGGTTTGATAGTCcacatttccttcttttttgttttaaaggTTACACCAGACTCTTCCAGCCGGATAAGCCAGTAACAAAAGCCCAGGCTGCTATTGCCCTTGCAACTGGAGAGTATTCAGACTCGGTGAGTGAGGAGCTTGCACGTATTGAAGCAGAATCTATAGCAGAAAATGCTGTGGAGGCACATAATGCTTTAGTGGCCGAAGTTGAAAGGGATGTGAACGCAAATTTTGAGAAGGATCTTTCCATGGAGAGGGAAAAAATTGATGCTGTGGAGAAAATGGCTGAAGAAGCAAGACGTGAATTGGAAAGGTTAAGATCCGAGAGAGCGGAAGATAATATTGCCTTGATGAAAGAACGTGCAGCTGTTGAATCAGAAATGGAAGTTCTGTCCAAGTTAAGGCATGAGGTGGAGGAACAGTTGCAGAGCCTAATGAGTAACAAAGCAGAGATATCCtatgaaaaagaaagaattagCAAACTTAGGACTGAAGCAGAAACCGAAAGCCAGGAGATTGCACGCCTACAGCATGATCTAGAGGTTGAACGGAAAGCCTTGTCCATGGCCAGGTATTTAGCTTCCAAGTCTTATGTATCTGTTTTGTTATTTTCACGCAACATTCTAAGACTTTAATCTTTGTAATCCAGGGCTTGGGCTGAAGATGAGGCAAAAAGAGCAAGAGAACATGCTAAAGTACTCGAGGAGGCTAGAGATCGCTGGGAGAGGCAGGGCATCAAGGTAGTTGTTGACAATGACCTCCGAGAAGATACCTTGGGTGAGGCTACATGGCTCGAGGCTGGCAAGCAGTTCTCGGTTGAAGGAGCTGTCAGCAGGGCGGAGAATTTGATGCATAAGCTTAAGGCACTAGCAACAAATATAAAAGGGAAATCCCGAGATATAATCGATCAGATCATCCAAAAGATAGCCTTGCTCATATCCAATTTGAGGGAGTGGATCCCCAAGGCAGGAAAAGGGGCTGCAGAACTAAAAGACGCCGCCATTTCAAAGGCCAGTAGATCAGCCCAAGAGTTGCAGCAAAGCACATCGGAGTTTAGCTTGGCCGTCAAAGAAGGTGCCAAGCGTGTCGCTGAAGATTGTAGGGAAGGAGTGGGGAAACTCACTCAGAAGTTTAAGACGTGACCGCGATCTCTTAACGATAAATTTTGGACGTCGGGCTGTTGTGTTGTCAGAAATGTAAAACAGTTTTGAGAATTTGTCGATGAAGGGCACAATCCATCTCCTAGGAGAATCTATTTATACCATTGATGATTAGCTAGGAAGCGTTTTGTAATAAGTACAATTACACATCTGAACTGTAATAAAATTGCCCCGTTACACTTCGAACGTAATGGTTAAATCCAAGAACAATGTAAATTATCATATCGTTTGGCTGGTGAAAACTAAATAACATAATAGTTTGCATTTGAGACCGTTGTATATGTAAATATGGTTggtttttttagccaaaatggttctttaagattgacataacttctcactttggtctctgagatttaaaatcgataaaaATAGTTCCCGACATCCGACATCCGTCGTTGCCaaacattttggtcatttcaaatCAACTCCTTCACTTAAAGTGGTgattttttcaatttaatttttatataaataccaATTAACCGTAGAGAATGTCATCACAATACGTAAAGAACTTTGACGGCGGTAAAAAAAGTAGATGGACCACCGAGCACGTGAGACATGATATTCACGTGAGAGAAGGGTAGAGGAAAGAAATAACAGTGATGATTGGCCTTTACCGCGCACCTTCATCATGTTTCCACCCACTCCCATCTCTTCTCCAAGTAATCAAGAAACCCCAATGGGCATTGACTTGCAGGTACGACCTCCCTTCACACTCCCCCTTCGCTATTTCCttcaaaattcaattt from Malus domestica chromosome 01, GDT2T_hap1 includes:
- the LOC103442828 gene encoding WEB family protein At4g27595, chloroplastic isoform X2 — its product is MATVTATCSPSSLQIRLAFNCGNCCKPSSVLVRWRLGKLDHRARVLCVAQGSERSGSGLEPRRNGGSWVGSNSIADGFKGWSDSDNGEESLDSQRKKWFGGTVGAGVAGVVLVAGLTFAALSFGKRNNLSPKQQMEPLTTQQERSLTYDDDNERSTEDVDDQSNVKHDANSSPEERTALQVVPGKVLVPAVVDQVQGQALAALQVLKVIEADVQPGDLCTRREYARWLVFASSALSRNSISKIYPAMYIENVTELAFDDITPEDPDFPSIQGLAEAGLISSKLSRNDMFSSLDENESSFYFSPESPLSRQDLVSWKMALEKRHLPKADKEVLYQISGFIDADKIHPDACPALVADLSGEQGIIALAFGYTRLFQPDKPVTKAQAAIALATGEYSDSVSEELARIEAESIAENAVEAHNALVAEVERDVNANFEKDLSMEREKIDAVEKMAEEARRELERLRSERAEDNIALMKERAAVESEMEVLSKLRHEVEEQLQSLMSNKAEISYEKERISKLRTEAETESQEIARLQHDLEVERKALSMARAWAEDEAKRAREHAKVLEEARDRWERQGIKVVVDNDLREDTLGEATWLEAGKQFSVEGAVSRAENLMHKLKALATNIKGKSRDIIDQIIQKIALLISNLREWIPKAGKGAAELKDAAISKASRSAQELQQSTSEFSLAVKEGAKRVAEDCREGVGKLTQKFKT
- the LOC103442828 gene encoding uncharacterized protein isoform X1 gives rise to the protein MATVTATCSPSSLQIRLAFNCGNCCKPSSVLVRWRLGKLDHRARVLCVAQGSERSGSGLEPRRNGGSWVGSNSIADGFKGWSDSDNGEESLDSQRKKWFGGTVGAGVAGVVLVAGLTFAALSFGKRNNLSPKQQMEPLTTQQERSLTYDDDNERSTEDVDDQSNVKHDANSSPEERTGTNEDSSSSPEIDESPSEIRVGNDYDIGGLSGQDFEKTSRGTEVVNSASDKGDTPHESTSDDKSVEPDGNDSIRASGLEDFDRSLAVGIGDLASELKENLESVKPTNLQASETNRSNPSIEPQDGILGTSENQTATFESSTFIADAQELNQPIALDTSVRTQSSTILEPQVSSEDNIGPVTPSSTEENLDLSKTPQVLAEGISSSLEGNTIAESEPSRSKSQLPTAGNSFSSAGIPAPTVVSAALQVVPGKVLVPAVVDQVQGQALAALQVLKVIEADVQPGDLCTRREYARWLVFASSALSRNSISKIYPAMYIENVTELAFDDITPEDPDFPSIQGLAEAGLISSKLSRNDMFSSLDENESSFYFSPESPLSRQDLVSWKMALEKRHLPKADKEVLYQISGFIDADKIHPDACPALVADLSGEQGIIALAFGYTRLFQPDKPVTKAQAAIALATGEYSDSVSEELARIEAESIAENAVEAHNALVAEVERDVNANFEKDLSMEREKIDAVEKMAEEARRELERLRSERAEDNIALMKERAAVESEMEVLSKLRHEVEEQLQSLMSNKAEISYEKERISKLRTEAETESQEIARLQHDLEVERKALSMARAWAEDEAKRAREHAKVLEEARDRWERQGIKVVVDNDLREDTLGEATWLEAGKQFSVEGAVSRAENLMHKLKALATNIKGKSRDIIDQIIQKIALLISNLREWIPKAGKGAAELKDAAISKASRSAQELQQSTSEFSLAVKEGAKRVAEDCREGVGKLTQKFKT